In Pseudomonas fluorescens, the following are encoded in one genomic region:
- a CDS encoding zeta toxin family protein, with product MSEAPKYGYSADDVTKAFDEIFPTLFAGITAETIPKLLITAGVEGSGKTYLLEKSLLPSGNYGNYIRLYLPEYRKKHPHYADMIELGVLHAYEHSEAFTRELGSKIFANALTHKYNIIMECAFDDIGFAGLAKFVPGYQLEVHVVGCNHAFAHISSIKRAFASLEKQKLERFVSYSRVESSISNAPAVLVAFEFLAKEVSGSQIFLYERGLGKLNDRVLRAHSTYTLDATGKLAEVSKLQAYAYSAYDKILRNTVYSMEERDEMVKECHLQLLRTSAHAEHVPDFVYNDLYSYITKYVYR from the coding sequence ATGTCAGAAGCACCGAAATACGGCTATTCCGCAGACGACGTGACCAAGGCGTTCGACGAGATCTTCCCCACGCTCTTCGCCGGCATAACTGCCGAAACCATACCCAAGTTGCTGATCACCGCCGGAGTGGAGGGCTCGGGCAAGACTTACCTGCTGGAAAAGAGCTTGCTGCCATCCGGGAATTACGGGAACTACATTCGACTGTACCTGCCCGAATATCGAAAAAAACACCCGCATTACGCCGATATGATCGAGCTCGGTGTCTTGCACGCCTACGAACATTCAGAAGCGTTTACCAGGGAGCTCGGTTCGAAAATATTCGCCAATGCGCTGACTCACAAATACAACATCATCATGGAGTGCGCGTTCGATGACATCGGTTTTGCCGGATTGGCAAAATTTGTTCCCGGCTACCAACTCGAAGTCCATGTCGTGGGTTGTAATCACGCGTTTGCCCATATTTCCAGCATCAAAAGAGCGTTCGCGAGTCTGGAAAAGCAGAAGCTGGAGCGTTTTGTCAGCTATTCGAGGGTTGAATCGAGCATCAGTAACGCTCCGGCGGTTCTGGTCGCGTTCGAGTTCCTGGCAAAGGAAGTGAGCGGTTCACAAATCTTCTTGTATGAGCGCGGTCTGGGCAAACTGAACGACCGAGTGCTGCGCGCTCACAGTACCTACACTCTGGACGCCACGGGCAAGCTGGCCGAAGTTTCGAAGTTGCAGGCATATGCGTATAGCGCCTATGACAAAATTCTCAGGAATACTGTCTATTCAATGGAGGAGCGTGATGAAATGGTCAAGGAATGTCATCTGCAACTATTGAGAACCAGTGCACATGCAGAGCATGTCCCTGATTTTGTGTACAACGACCTGTACTCCTATATCACCAAGTACGTGTATCGCTGA